Proteins from one Rosa chinensis cultivar Old Blush chromosome 7, RchiOBHm-V2, whole genome shotgun sequence genomic window:
- the LOC112180374 gene encoding riboflavin synthase produces MAVCFSLTSLSTTPQTSSSGPTMATLNTFYTISSKTLARFTFNPLSKPSALNLFAKPPLTHLRSPPRNTIRCLFTGIVEEMGEIKQLGASDGGGFDMRIGAATVLDGVHLGDSIAVNGTCLTVTEFDASHFTVGLAPETLRKTSLVELEPGSLVNLERAVLPTSRMGGHFLQGHVDGTGEIVSMVPEEDSLWIKVKTTKEILKYVVPKGYIAVDGTSLTVVDVFDDEECFNFMLVAYTQQKVVIPLKKVGQKVNLEVDILGKYVERLLSSGFVDSIKSK; encoded by the coding sequence ATGGCAGTTTGTTTCTCTCTCACTTCACTCTCAACAACTCCTCAAACCTCCTCCTCTGGTCCAACAATGGCAACCCTAAACACCTTCTACACCATCTCCTCCAAAACCCTAGCCAGATTCACCTTCAACCCCCTCTCCAAACCCTCCGCTCTAAACCTCTTCGCCAAACCGCCCCTCACGCATCTCCGATCTCCTCCCCGCAACACAATCCGGTGCCTCTTCACCGGAATCGTCGAGGAAATGGGCGAAATCAAGCAGCTCGGGGCCTCCGACGGCGGCGGCTTCGACATGAGAATCGGCGCCGCCACCGTCCTCGACGGCGTCCACCTCGGCGACAGCATCGCCGTCAACGGCACCTGCCTCACCGTCACGGAGTTCGACGCGTCTCATTTCACCGTTGGCCTGGCGCCGGAGACGCTGCGGAAGACCTCGCTGGTGGAGCTCGAGCCGGGTTCGCTGGTGAATCTGGAGCGGGCGGTGCTGCCGACGAGCCGGATGGGCGGGCATTTCTTGCAGGGACACGTGGACGGCACCGGCGAGATAGTGTCGATGGTGCCGGAGGAGGATTCGCTGTGGATCAAGGTGAAGACGACGAAGGAGATACTCAAGTATGTGGTGCCGAAAGGGTATATAGCTGTGGATGGGACTAGTCTGACTGTGGTGGATGTGTTTGATGATGAAGAGTGCTTCAATTTCATGCTGGTGGCTTATACTCAGCAGAAGGTGGTGATTCCTTTGAAGAAGGTTGGGCAGAAGGTGAATTTGGAGGTTGATATACTGGGGAAATATGTGGAGAGGCTTCTCAGTAGTGGGTTTGTTGACTCGATCAAGTCGAAATAG